The Erythrobacter litoralis HTCC2594 nucleotide sequence TCTCCAAGCGTTATAATATTCCGGGGGCAAGTCGAAGGGGGCGGCCCGTTGCACAGCACGGATGGCCAGTTCGCCGTGTCTCTCTGCCTGCGCGCGGTTGATCTCGTTTACGCCGGTCTGGCGCACGACGCTAGGTCGTCCGGCCAGCGAACCGTCTTCGTTCAGGCTGAACCGCAGGACGGTGACGATTTCCTCGACCTCGGGTCCGCTCGGCGGCTGCCAATGCGGCTTGATCTCGCGCGCGATCGCCTGGACCAGCGAAGCTCGCGCACTGGCGCCGATCTGCGAGGCGGGCACGCGGGTTTCCTGCGTCGTGGTGCTGGAGCCCTGACCGGACAGGAAATCGTCGCCCAAGCGGCTGCCACGCGGCGGAGCCGAGCTCTGCGTCGGCTGCGGGCGCGGGGCCTGCGTGCGGCGTGGTGTCGGCTGGCGCGGCGCGGAGGTCGCGCGAGCCGTCGGACGGGGTTCCGGACGGGTGATCGGCTCAGGACGCGGTTCCGGCCGGGTGGTCGGCTCAGGGCGCGGCTGCGGGATTGGCATCGGCACCGGCACCGGCAGGGGCGGCGTGGGCAAGGTATCGAGAATCGGGGCGATCGCGGCGCGGCTC carries:
- a CDS encoding biopolymer transporter TonB, with amino-acid sequence MNAPALRREEGLGLGVAVVLHLLLVAALFLQPSTRELVEQPERVTVNLSEEVGLTAEAPDPVPESRAAIAPILDTLPTPPLPVPVPMPIPQPRPEPTTRPEPRPEPITRPEPRPTARATSAPRQPTPRRTQAPRPQPTQSSAPPRGSRLGDDFLSGQGSSTTTQETRVPASQIGASARASLVQAIAREIKPHWQPPSGPEVEEIVTVLRFSLNEDGSLAGRPSVVRQTGVNEINRAQAERHGELAIRAVQRAAPFDLPPEYYNAWRNISAFSFDWKLSQ